A region of Toxorhynchites rutilus septentrionalis strain SRP chromosome 1, ASM2978413v1, whole genome shotgun sequence DNA encodes the following proteins:
- the LOC129762080 gene encoding uncharacterized protein LOC129762080 has protein sequence MKVFIISAVLVACALAAPAPAEESSTSGTALNMALKYFGSCLESDEMGTCFAVKGITALNRAARASNIEIVPGVTFSRDPSAPVDRMGKSVSENEIISTLQTNAEDKSDVLFDMAIDSAKRLFAARSIQFKLPEEASETIARSIEEGRLLKKGKKLKKILGPLVLAIGGKLFALMPLLLGGVALLALKALFVSKIALVLAVILAVKKFVGGAVEGASTLGLLSKAVGGAAAGAGALGSAALAGGASGAGGSGWASGGGASGWNQGGAQYPYARSYDTAQDLAYNAQAPKS, from the exons ATGAAAGTGTTCATCATATCCGCGGTCCTGGTGGCCTGTGCGCTGGCTGCCCCGGCCCCTGCTGAGGAATCTTCGACCTCTGGAACTGCCCTGAACATGGCCCTCAAGTACTTCGGCAGTTGTTTGGAATCCGACGAAATGGGCACCTGTTTCGCAGTGAAAGGAATTACGGCCCTGAACCGAGCCGCCCGTGCCAGCAACATTGAAATCGTGCCTGGTGTTACCTTCTcaag AGATCCTTCGGCTCCTGTTGACCGTATGGGCAAATCAGTCTCTGAGAATGAAATCATCAGCACCCTGCAGACCAACGCCGAGGACAAGAGCGATGTCCTGTTCGACATGGCCATTGATTCCGCCAAGCGTCTGTTCGCCGCTCGCTCGATCCAGTTCAAGCTGCCGGAGGAAGCCTCCGAAACCATCGCTCGCTCTATCGAAGAAGGTAGACTGCTGAAGAAAG GCAAGAAGCTGAAGAAGATCCTTGGCCCATTGGTTCTGGCCATCGGAGGCAAACTGTTCGCTCTGATGCCACTGCTCCTCGGTGGAGTCGCACTGCTTGCCCTGAAGGCCCTGTTCGTCTCCAAGATTGCTCTTGTGCTAGCCGTTATCTTGGCCGTCAAGAAATTCGTTGGCGGAGCCGTTGAAGGTGCATCCACACTGGGACTGCTGTCGAAGGCTGTTGGAggtgctgctgctggtgccggAGCTCTGGGATCCGCTGCCTTGGCTGGAGGTGCCTCCGGTGCCGGTGGCTCCGGATGGGCATCCGGTGGTGGTGCTAGCGGATGGAACCAGGGAGGTGCTCAGTATCCTTATGCCCGAAGCTACGATACCGCTCAGGACCTCGCCTACAACGCACAGGCCCCAAAATCGTAA